The following nucleotide sequence is from bacterium.
GAAATTATGGCTGAAGAGTGGTTTAATGATTACAAAGATACTCAAATAGGACTTTTACCACGGCCTAAAGAAATTAAGGCAATATTAGATGAATATGTTATTGGACAGGAAAGGGCAAAAAAGATACTTGCAGTCGCTGTTTATAACCATTATAAAAGGATAAATGTAAGTATTAGAAAATCCGATGTAGAATTAGAAAAAAGTAATATTGTCTTAATTGGTCCAACTGGTTCTGGAAAAACCCTCTTAGCTCAAACATTAGCCAGAATCCTTGATGTCCCATGTGCGATTGTCGATGCAACCGCATTAACTGAGGCAGGCTATGTGGGTGAAGATGTAGAAAATATACTTCTTCAACTTGTTCAAAATGCTAATTTTGACATAAAAAAGGCAGAAGCAGGAATAGTCTATATTGATGAAATAGATAAAATCGCTCGTAAAGGTGGAGATAATCCATCTATTACCCGTGATGTTTCTGGAGAAGGTGTTCAACAGGGATTACTTAAAATCCTGGAAGGAACAATTGCTAATGTTCCACCACAAGGAGGACGAAAGCATCCGCATCAGGAATATATTCGGCTGAATACGATGAATATCCTCTTCATTTGTGGCGGAGCTTTTGTTGGATTAGAAAAGGTAGTTGAAGAAAGAATCGGCAAAAAAGTAATGGGATTTGGTGGTGATATTCAAAGTAGAGAAAAAAAGAAAATAGGAGAACTGTTACAACAACTTATTCCAGAAGACCTGTTAAAATATGGACTTATACCTGAGTTCGTAGGCAGATTACCAGTTATTGCCTCATTAAGCAGTTTAGAAAAAACTGATTTAATGCGAATTCTCACTGAGCCTAAAAATGCCTTGACCAAACAATATAAGAAATTCTTTGAGCTGGAAGGGATAAGATTAAAATTTACGGATGATGCCATCGATTTAATTGCAGATATTGCCCTGACACGAGAGACAGGAGCAAGAGGATTACGAGCAGTAATTGAAGAAACAATGCTTGATATTATGTATGAAATACCTTCCAAAAGCAATATTAAAGAATGTGTTGTTACCAGAGAAGTCGTGTTAAATAAAATTGCTCCAACTTTAGTCCTGCATAAAGAAACCGCATAAAGGATTATGCCTCGAAATCAGTGTGATTATCACAAACAATTTCCACCGGTGCAATTAGAAATAAAGGGATAATATTTTGGGAGGAATATCACATGCTTCATAAAATATATTTAGCCTTTTTATGGCATTTTCATCAACCAATGTATAAAAATATCATTAATACTCAAAAAGGGGCATATTTTATGCCATGGGTAAGAATGCACTCGATAAGAGATTATTTTAGTATGGCATATTTACTTAAAAAATATCCCAAAATACATCTTACCTATAATTTTGTTCCATCTTTATTATGGCAAATTGAGGATTATGTTAATAATTCAGCCACAGATAGAGAATTAGAATTATCATTAAAACCCGTTTCTAAATTATCTCAAGGAGAGAAGAATTATATTTTAATGCACTTTTTTGATGGAAATTATGAAACTCAAATTTATCCATATCCTCGATATAAAGAGTTATTGCAAAAAAGACAATCTAAAAAAACCTTTACCGGGCAAGATTTGATTGATTTAAAGATGTGGTTTAATTTAAGTTGGTTTGGGGAAATATTTAAACAAGGCGAGGTAACACTCCCGGATTCAAATATTCTCCCGGTTAAAGATTTTATAGAAAAGGATAGTGGATTTAAAGAAGATGATATTACTCAAATAATAGATTTGCAGTATAAAATTATGCGTAATATCATTCCTATTTATAAAAATCTTCAGGAGAAAGGTCAGATTGAAGTTTCTACCAGCCCATTTTACCATCCAATTATTCCTTTGATTTATGATACAAATCAGGCAACTATTGATAAAGAGGGATTGACATTGCCACCACGCTTTTCAATGCCAGGGGATGCAAAGGCACAGATTGATTTAGCCGTTGAGTATTATTCTAAGATATTTGGTCAACCGCCACGAGGGATGTGGCCATCAGAAGGGGCTGTAAGTCAATCGACTATTCATCTATTTGCTCAGGCTAATCTCAACTGGATTGCTACGGACCAGGGGGTATTACAGAAATCCGGTAAATATGGCTACGAGGCTTATAAGCCAGATGTCCTATGTTCACCTTACTTAGCCTTCGATGAAGAGAAAAATTCAGAGATAACCATTTTCTTCCGCGAAACTAAATTATCTAATGTTATAAGTTTTGATTATCAAAGATATAGAGATTACAAACAGGCGGCTATGGAATTTATTAATTGGGTAAAGGGATTTGCCCATAACGAAGACCGAATTTTAACTGTTATCCTTGATGGAGAAAATCCCTGGGGATATTATCGTAAGACGGGCGTAGAATTTCTTAATGCCCTTTATAAAAATTTATCTAAAGATAAAGAAATTATTACAGTTACATTTTCAGAATACATCACTGGTAATTCTGCTCGAGGTATTTTAGCCCATCCTAAAGAGACTCAAAAAAAGGTTTATGACCTATTTTGTGCCAGCTGGATAGACCAGGCCGGGTCTATGCCCGGAAATGACCTTGGCACCTGGATAGGTGATAAAGAAAAGAATAATGCCTGGAATTTACTCCGTTTGGTTAGGGAGGATTTAGACAAAAAGGGTATTACCCCACAAAACTATCCACAGGTGTTTGAATCAATCTATGCGGCAGAAGGAAGCGATTGGTTCTGGTGGTATGGCACTGATTACTCAAGTGACCGTGATGACCAGTTTGATACATTATTTAAAGACCATTTAAAAAATGCCTATTTGCGATTAGGATTGACATCAAGTCTCACCCAAAATTCTGTTAACATAACTTCAAATTTAGGTAACCCTTCAGATAGTAATTCACCGCAGAGACGCAGAGGAACGGAGAAGACATAGAAATAAATCAGATAACAGAAAAGAGAGTAGAAAGGCACAAGGTTTTCTGACTACTGACTATTGACTACTGATTTAATGTTGCGCTACTCAAGAGCTTGCCCTGATGAAAATCAGGGATGTTATGCGTCTCTGCGTCTCTGCGGTAAACGGTGGCTAAAATTTCAGTTGCTTTTTTAAAAGATTAGATGTATAATAAAGTTATGGTTGAAATCTGTTTTACTAAAATGGTTGCCAGTGGAAATGACTTTATCGTGATAGATAATCGGGATGGGGTAATTGATGTTACCCCTGGTTTAGTCAGGAAGATATGTCAGCGTAAGTTTGGTATTGGTGCGAATGGTGTGCTTATTGTCGAGCGGTCAAAACTCGCTGATTTCAGAATGAGAATTATCAACTCCGATGGTTCTGAAGCTGAAATGTGTGGTAATGGGGGAAGATGTATTGCCAGATTTGCTCAAATAAAAGAAATAGCTAAAAACAAAATGAAATTTGAAACATTAGCCGGGATAATTTTGGCTGAAGTAACAAACAACCGCGTAAAAGTTAAACTCACAGACCCACTAAATCTTTTCCTCAACAAAAAAATCCGCATAAAAGATAAAGAACTGACTGTGCACTGTTTAAATACAGGTGTGCCACACGCTGTTTTAATCCTTGACGAAATAGAAAAGGTAGAGGTAGTAGAATCAGGTAAGCAGATTAGATGGCATCAGGATTTTGCGCCTGCCGGGACTAATGTCAACTTTATTCAGGTAATCGATAACCAGACGATTAAAATAAGAACTTATGAGCGGGGCGTAGAGGATGAAACATTAGCCTGTGGCACTGGCTCAGCCGCCTCGGCTTGTATTTCCTCTATCTTAGAACTTGCAAAACCACCCGTAAAAATGATAACTAAAAGTGGTGAAATCCTTGAGATAGATTTTGAAAAGGATAAAGAGGTAATCACTAACCTTTATCTCACAGGCGATGTCCAGATTGTCTATGAAGGGGTAATAATGGAGGTAAAAACATAAATGAAAAAAATAATCTTAGGAGTGGTATTAAGTATTTGTTCATTGCAAGCACAGGCACAGACTAAAACTGTGGTTTTAGTTAATGATGTCCCAATTACAGAGGCTAAATTAGTTCAGGCAATGAAACCTTACGAGGCTGAAATTGCGGGCTCGCAAACGGTGTATCTTAAAATCCGTGAAAAGGTATTAGATGCCTTAATTGAGGAGGAATTGGTTATTCAAGAGGCAGAGGTAAGAAAAATTGAAATTCCCCGGGAGGAAATTGAACAGATTATCAATGTCATCAAAGGCAGATTCGAATCTGAGGAAAAGTTTAAATTAGCCGTTGAAACAGCAGGAATGAGTATGGAAGAATTTAATGAAAAGGTAAAAAGAGATTTACTTTTCCAGCGAATTAAGGATATAGAACTTAAAAAAAGGCTTACCGTAACTCAAGAAGAAGTAGATAATTTCTGTAAAGATTATGGGAAAAAGGTTCATGCCCAACATATCCTCGTTAACACTGAAAAAGAAGCATTAGATATTCTTCAGAAGGCTCAGTCTGGTGCGGATTTTAGTCAATTGGCGGCGACATATTCTCTCTGTCCATCCCGGCAAATGGGTGGTGATTTAGGTTTTTTTGGTAAAGGACAAATGGTGCCAGAATTTGAACAAGCCGCTTTTTCAATGAATAAAGAAGGGCAATTAAGTGGTGTGGTTAAAACCCAATTTGGCTGCCATATCATCAGATTTATTGCTAAAAAAGACCCCTCACCAGAAGAAATTACCTCAATCAAAACCGCACTTATGAACGAATTGTTTGGCAGAACATATTTTATTACGGGTAATGGATTAGATTTTGAAATAAAACGAAATTTAGAAGAGAGATTTATTGGTCAAAAGTTAGGAGTAG
It contains:
- the dapF gene encoding diaminopimelate epimerase; this encodes MYNKVMVEICFTKMVASGNDFIVIDNRDGVIDVTPGLVRKICQRKFGIGANGVLIVERSKLADFRMRIINSDGSEAEMCGNGGRCIARFAQIKEIAKNKMKFETLAGIILAEVTNNRVKVKLTDPLNLFLNKKIRIKDKELTVHCLNTGVPHAVLILDEIEKVEVVESGKQIRWHQDFAPAGTNVNFIQVIDNQTIKIRTYERGVEDETLACGTGSAASACISSILELAKPPVKMITKSGEILEIDFEKDKEVITNLYLTGDVQIVYEGVIMEVKT
- a CDS encoding glycoside hydrolase family 57 protein, which encodes MLHKIYLAFLWHFHQPMYKNIINTQKGAYFMPWVRMHSIRDYFSMAYLLKKYPKIHLTYNFVPSLLWQIEDYVNNSATDRELELSLKPVSKLSQGEKNYILMHFFDGNYETQIYPYPRYKELLQKRQSKKTFTGQDLIDLKMWFNLSWFGEIFKQGEVTLPDSNILPVKDFIEKDSGFKEDDITQIIDLQYKIMRNIIPIYKNLQEKGQIEVSTSPFYHPIIPLIYDTNQATIDKEGLTLPPRFSMPGDAKAQIDLAVEYYSKIFGQPPRGMWPSEGAVSQSTIHLFAQANLNWIATDQGVLQKSGKYGYEAYKPDVLCSPYLAFDEEKNSEITIFFRETKLSNVISFDYQRYRDYKQAAMEFINWVKGFAHNEDRILTVILDGENPWGYYRKTGVEFLNALYKNLSKDKEIITVTFSEYITGNSARGILAHPKETQKKVYDLFCASWIDQAGSMPGNDLGTWIGDKEKNNAWNLLRLVREDLDKKGITPQNYPQVFESIYAAEGSDWFWWYGTDYSSDRDDQFDTLFKDHLKNAYLRLGLTSSLTQNSVNITSNLGNPSDSNSPQRRRGTEKT
- the clpX gene encoding ATP-dependent Clp protease ATP-binding subunit ClpX — translated: MPKFGKKEEGLFCSFCSKGQTEVKRLIAGPGVYICDECVLLCNEIMAEEWFNDYKDTQIGLLPRPKEIKAILDEYVIGQERAKKILAVAVYNHYKRINVSIRKSDVELEKSNIVLIGPTGSGKTLLAQTLARILDVPCAIVDATALTEAGYVGEDVENILLQLVQNANFDIKKAEAGIVYIDEIDKIARKGGDNPSITRDVSGEGVQQGLLKILEGTIANVPPQGGRKHPHQEYIRLNTMNILFICGGAFVGLEKVVEERIGKKVMGFGGDIQSREKKKIGELLQQLIPEDLLKYGLIPEFVGRLPVIASLSSLEKTDLMRILTEPKNALTKQYKKFFELEGIRLKFTDDAIDLIADIALTRETGARGLRAVIEETMLDIMYEIPSKSNIKECVVTREVVLNKIAPTLVLHKETA
- a CDS encoding peptidylprolyl isomerase, producing MKKIILGVVLSICSLQAQAQTKTVVLVNDVPITEAKLVQAMKPYEAEIAGSQTVYLKIREKVLDALIEEELVIQEAEVRKIEIPREEIEQIINVIKGRFESEEKFKLAVETAGMSMEEFNEKVKRDLLFQRIKDIELKKRLTVTQEEVDNFCKDYGKKVHAQHILVNTEKEALDILQKAQSGADFSQLAATYSLCPSRQMGGDLGFFGKGQMVPEFEQAAFSMNKEGQLSGVVKTQFGCHIIRFIAKKDPSPEEITSIKTALMNELFGRTYFITGNGLDFEIKRNLEERFIGQKLGVEYIIWLFELKNKAKIVKM